The Martelella sp. AD-3 genome includes a region encoding these proteins:
- a CDS encoding GNAT family N-acetyltransferase — protein sequence MKLTETERLVIRNWEDRDRDLFHEINADETVMAFFPMRRTRAESDEMFHTVRKVIADNGYGFPAVELKGTGDVIGFTGLNKSYSADISPKGTPEIGWRMATRYWGKGYATEAARAMIALAFEERGHDQLVSFAVAGNDRSTAVMERLGMRRDPEGDFDHPSIPDSHPHLKRHVLYRLLKAEWQRDS from the coding sequence GTGAAGCTCACTGAAACCGAACGCCTTGTCATCCGCAACTGGGAGGATCGCGACCGCGACCTGTTCCACGAGATCAACGCCGATGAAACGGTCATGGCCTTCTTTCCCATGCGCCGCACCCGCGCCGAGAGCGATGAGATGTTCCACACGGTCCGCAAGGTGATCGCGGACAACGGCTACGGCTTTCCCGCCGTTGAGCTGAAAGGGACCGGGGACGTGATCGGCTTCACGGGGCTGAACAAGAGCTACAGCGCCGACATCTCGCCGAAGGGCACGCCCGAGATCGGATGGCGCATGGCGACCCGTTACTGGGGCAAGGGTTACGCAACCGAGGCCGCGCGCGCCATGATCGCACTGGCCTTCGAGGAGCGCGGCCACGACCAGCTTGTGTCATTCGCTGTTGCAGGGAATGACCGCTCGACGGCGGTCATGGAAAGGCTCGGCATGCGGCGGGACCCTGAGGGCGATTTTGATCATCCCTCGATTCCCGACAGCCACCCCCATCTCAAACGCCACGTGCTCTACCGCCTTCTGAAGGCTGAGTGGCAACGCGACAGCTAG
- the serB gene encoding phosphoserine phosphatase SerB, translating into MVLVATLVADPSNPVLTDAQLSRLSNAVAVDKIDWLRAGVAVDLYLEHHVIRQTAESAIREIIAGEAIDLVIQPLIGRRKKALLADMDSTMIGQECIDELAAEVGLKEKVAAITARAMNGEIEFEPAVRERVSLLAGLDIGIVDEIIEKRITLTPGGKELIATMKANGGYTALVSGGFTVFTSRIGAMIGFDENRANTLVERDGKLTGQVADPILGRQAKIEALHDVARKRGIAETEIMAVGDGANDLGMLELAGSGVALHAKPTVAEKADIRIDHADLTALLYIQGYHEEEFRR; encoded by the coding sequence ATGGTTCTCGTTGCCACGCTTGTCGCCGATCCGTCAAACCCCGTTTTGACCGATGCGCAGCTTTCCAGGCTCTCGAACGCCGTTGCCGTGGACAAGATCGACTGGCTGCGCGCGGGCGTGGCCGTCGACCTCTATCTCGAACATCATGTGATCCGACAGACGGCCGAAAGCGCTATCCGCGAGATTATTGCCGGCGAAGCGATCGACCTCGTGATCCAGCCGCTGATCGGACGCCGCAAGAAGGCGCTTCTGGCCGACATGGATTCGACCATGATCGGTCAGGAATGCATTGACGAACTTGCCGCCGAAGTCGGGCTGAAGGAAAAGGTCGCCGCCATTACCGCGCGCGCCATGAATGGCGAGATCGAATTCGAGCCAGCCGTGCGCGAGCGCGTCTCTTTGCTTGCCGGCCTTGATATCGGCATTGTCGACGAGATCATCGAAAAGCGCATCACGCTGACGCCGGGAGGCAAGGAACTGATCGCGACGATGAAGGCCAATGGCGGCTATACCGCGCTGGTCTCCGGCGGCTTTACCGTCTTCACCAGCCGCATCGGCGCGATGATCGGCTTTGACGAGAACCGCGCCAACACGCTCGTCGAAAGAGACGGCAAGCTGACCGGCCAGGTTGCGGACCCGATCCTCGGCCGACAGGCCAAGATCGAGGCGCTGCATGACGTGGCGCGCAAGCGCGGTATTGCAGAGACCGAGATCATGGCGGTCGGCGACGGCGCCAACGACCTCGGCATGCTGGAACTGGCCGGCTCCGGCGTCGCGCTTCACGCCAAGCCCACGGTTGCCGAAAAGGCCGATATCCGCATCGACCACGCAGATCTGACCGCGCTGCTTTATATTCAGGGATACCACGAAGAGGAGTTCAGACGGTGA
- the miaA gene encoding tRNA (adenosine(37)-N6)-dimethylallyltransferase MiaA, which yields MTNSLESKRRAILITGPTAGGKSAYALRRARETGGVVINADSMQVYDTLRVLTARPSPDDMEGIAHFLYGHVAAGADYSTGAWLRDAAALIDRLEGEGRLPVFVGGTGLYFKALTEGLAEMPEVPAKIRAHWRRALAEEGPEALHHVLADRDPVMAARLEPADGQRIVRALEVKEASGRSIADYQAETPRPLIRPDAAEKVVILPERPILHDRINRRFSAMLDQGAVEEVKALLALDLAPEMPVMRAIGVREIAAMLNGEMDRETVIERASAATRQYAKRQMTWFRNQMGDDWKRLDPAAL from the coding sequence ATGACGAATTCCTTGGAAAGCAAACGGCGTGCGATCCTGATAACCGGGCCGACGGCGGGCGGCAAGTCCGCTTATGCTCTGCGACGCGCGCGAGAGACTGGCGGCGTCGTGATCAATGCCGACAGCATGCAGGTCTATGACACGCTACGGGTGCTGACGGCGCGTCCTTCGCCAGACGATATGGAGGGGATCGCGCATTTCCTCTACGGGCATGTGGCCGCCGGCGCCGACTATTCCACCGGCGCATGGCTGCGAGACGCGGCCGCGCTGATCGATCGGCTGGAAGGCGAGGGGCGGTTGCCGGTCTTTGTTGGCGGCACGGGGCTTTATTTCAAGGCCCTGACGGAGGGGTTGGCGGAGATGCCGGAGGTTCCAGCCAAGATCCGTGCGCATTGGCGGCGGGCGCTGGCCGAAGAGGGACCCGAAGCGCTTCATCATGTTCTGGCCGACCGCGACCCGGTCATGGCGGCGCGGCTGGAACCCGCCGATGGGCAACGGATCGTGCGTGCGCTTGAAGTCAAGGAGGCTTCCGGCCGGTCGATCGCGGATTATCAGGCGGAGACGCCGCGGCCGCTGATCCGTCCGGATGCGGCGGAGAAAGTCGTCATTCTGCCGGAGCGCCCGATCCTGCATGATCGTATAAACCGACGCTTTTCCGCCATGCTGGATCAGGGAGCGGTTGAGGAGGTGAAAGCCCTTCTGGCGCTTGACCTTGCCCCCGAAATGCCGGTGATGCGGGCAATCGGCGTTCGCGAGATCGCAGCCATGCTCAATGGCGAGATGGATCGCGAAACCGTCATCGAGCGGGCGAGCGCCGCGACCCGGCAGTATGCCAAGCGGCAGATGACCTGGTTTCGCAACCAGATGGGCGATGACTGGAAAAGACTCGATCCCGCAGCGCTTTAG
- a CDS encoding acetolactate synthase 3 large subunit — protein MTATDNLMTGAEIVLQALKENGVEHIFGYPGGAVLPIYDEIFQQDEIAHVLVRHEQGAGHAAEGYARSTGKVGVMLVTSGPGATNAVTPLQDALMDSVPLVCISGQVPTTLIGSDAFQECDTVGITRPCTKYNWLVKDVNDLANVIHEAFRIAQSGRPGPVVVDVPKDVQFAKGRYTPLEGHPIRESYRPEVNGNADAIRTAVELMAKAKRPILYTGGGVVNSGDDATRLLRELVSLTDFPITSTLMGLGCYPASGKNWLGMLGMHGSYEANMAMHDCDVMVCIGARFDDRITGRVDAFSPNSTKIHIDIDPSSINKTIHVDVPILGDVAHVLEEMVRAWRALPAEKPSLDDWWGNIDRWRARDCFAYTPNKDVIMPQYALERLNAAVKGRDFYITTEVGQHQMWAAQFFDFEEPKRWMTSGGLGTMGYGLPAALGVQIAHPEALVIDVAGDASIQMCIQEMSAAIQHNAPIKIFIMNNQYMGMVRQWQQLLHGNRLSHSYTEAMPDFVKLAEAYGAEGIYCDNPDELDDAIQRMIDSPKPVIFDCRVANLANCFPMIPSGRAHNDMLLPDEANDEAVATAIDAKGRQLV, from the coding sequence ATGACCGCGACGGACAATTTGATGACAGGCGCCGAGATCGTTTTGCAGGCGCTGAAAGAAAACGGGGTTGAACATATCTTCGGATACCCGGGCGGCGCCGTGCTGCCGATCTATGACGAAATCTTTCAGCAGGACGAGATCGCCCATGTGCTTGTGCGTCACGAGCAGGGCGCGGGCCACGCGGCTGAGGGCTATGCCCGCTCCACCGGCAAGGTCGGCGTCATGCTGGTCACCTCCGGTCCGGGCGCGACCAATGCGGTCACGCCGCTGCAGGATGCGCTGATGGATTCCGTTCCGCTGGTCTGCATTTCCGGCCAGGTTCCGACGACGCTGATCGGCTCGGATGCGTTTCAAGAGTGCGACACCGTCGGCATTACCCGGCCCTGCACCAAATATAACTGGCTGGTCAAGGACGTGAACGACCTCGCCAATGTCATCCATGAGGCCTTCCGCATTGCCCAGAGCGGTCGTCCCGGCCCCGTCGTCGTCGATGTCCCGAAGGACGTCCAGTTCGCCAAGGGGCGCTACACGCCGCTCGAAGGCCATCCGATCCGCGAGAGCTATCGTCCGGAGGTCAACGGCAATGCCGATGCGATCCGCACGGCGGTCGAACTGATGGCGAAGGCGAAACGTCCGATCCTCTACACCGGCGGCGGCGTCGTCAATTCCGGCGATGACGCCACGCGGTTGCTGCGCGAACTGGTCAGCCTCACCGATTTTCCGATCACCTCGACGCTGATGGGGCTCGGCTGCTATCCGGCCTCGGGCAAGAACTGGCTCGGCATGCTCGGCATGCACGGGTCCTACGAGGCCAATATGGCCATGCATGACTGCGACGTCATGGTCTGTATCGGCGCGCGTTTCGATGACCGGATTACCGGGCGCGTCGATGCCTTCTCGCCGAACTCGACCAAGATCCACATCGACATCGATCCGTCCTCGATCAACAAGACCATCCATGTCGACGTCCCGATCCTCGGCGATGTCGCCCATGTTCTGGAAGAAATGGTCCGCGCCTGGCGCGCGCTGCCGGCCGAGAAACCGTCGCTCGATGACTGGTGGGGCAATATCGACCGCTGGCGCGCGCGCGACTGTTTCGCCTACACGCCCAACAAGGACGTGATCATGCCGCAATATGCGCTGGAGCGCCTGAACGCGGCGGTCAAGGGCAGGGACTTCTACATCACCACCGAGGTTGGCCAGCACCAGATGTGGGCGGCGCAGTTCTTCGATTTCGAGGAGCCGAAGCGCTGGATGACCTCCGGCGGTCTCGGCACGATGGGCTACGGCCTGCCGGCCGCTCTCGGCGTCCAGATCGCGCATCCGGAAGCGCTCGTCATCGATGTCGCGGGCGACGCCTCGATCCAGATGTGCATCCAGGAGATGTCGGCGGCGATCCAGCACAATGCGCCGATCAAGATCTTCATCATGAACAACCAGTATATGGGCATGGTCCGCCAGTGGCAGCAGCTCTTGCACGGCAACCGCCTGTCGCATTCCTATACCGAGGCGATGCCCGATTTCGTCAAGCTGGCGGAAGCCTATGGCGCGGAAGGCATTTACTGCGACAATCCCGATGAGCTCGATGATGCGATCCAGCGGATGATCGACAGTCCCAAACCGGTGATCTTCGATTGCCGTGTCGCCAATCTCGCCAATTGCTTCCCGATGATCCCGTCGGGCAGGGCGCACAACGATATGCTGCTGCCGGACGAGGCCAATGACGAGGCCGTCGCAACCGCCATCGATGCCAAGGGACGTCAGCTCGTCTGA
- the ilvN gene encoding acetolactate synthase small subunit — protein MNAKLQPTGSAYFISSPTAPPERHTLSVVVANEPGVLARVIGLFSGRGYNIESLTVSETEHEAHLSRITIVTKGTPDVLEQIKAQLDRQVPVHKVVDLSVRARELGIAPPVEREVALIKVVGNGDQRQEALRLADAFDAKVVDASVEHFLFELTGKVSKVDQFISIMRPLGLVEICRTGPASMNRGPQGM, from the coding sequence ATGAACGCGAAACTACAGCCGACCGGTTCAGCCTATTTCATCTCGAGCCCGACGGCGCCGCCGGAGCGCCATACGCTCTCCGTGGTCGTGGCCAACGAACCGGGCGTCCTCGCTCGCGTCATCGGCCTGTTCTCGGGCCGCGGCTATAATATCGAGAGCCTCACCGTGTCCGAGACCGAGCACGAGGCGCATCTGTCCCGCATCACCATCGTCACCAAGGGCACGCCCGATGTGCTGGAGCAGATCAAGGCCCAGCTCGACCGCCAGGTGCCGGTGCACAAGGTGGTCGATCTTTCCGTGCGCGCCCGCGAACTCGGGATTGCCCCGCCGGTCGAGCGCGAGGTGGCGCTGATCAAGGTGGTCGGCAATGGCGACCAGCGCCAGGAGGCGCTGCGGCTGGCCGATGCGTTTGATGCCAAGGTGGTGGATGCCTCGGTCGAGCATTTCCTGTTCGAACTGACGGGCAAGGTCTCCAAGGTCGACCAGTTCATCTCGATCATGCGGCCGCTCGGCCTTGTCGAGATCTGCCGCACCGGACCCGCCTCGATGAATCGCGGCCCTCAGGGGATGTGA
- a CDS encoding LysE family translocator — protein sequence MTHETLLALLGFAFAASITPGPNNMMVFASTVNFGFLRTLPHISGVVCGFAILMAGVGAGLGAVITAFPPILVFAKIAGALYLLWIAWKIGTTRKMASGEASSGRPLTFFQAVGFQWVNPKAWIMGLTAMSVFTDPAHYGRSVAIVAVVFGLITIPSISLWAGFGSGLRHWLSFGNRLKWFNIVMALVLVASLWPMLR from the coding sequence ATGACGCATGAGACGCTTCTGGCATTGCTCGGCTTCGCGTTTGCCGCCTCGATCACGCCCGGCCCGAACAATATGATGGTCTTCGCCTCGACGGTGAATTTCGGATTTTTGCGCACGCTGCCGCACATATCCGGCGTCGTTTGTGGTTTCGCCATTCTGATGGCCGGCGTCGGCGCGGGTCTGGGGGCGGTCATCACCGCCTTTCCGCCCATCCTTGTTTTCGCGAAGATCGCCGGCGCTCTCTATCTTCTCTGGATCGCCTGGAAGATCGGCACGACGCGGAAGATGGCGTCCGGCGAGGCGTCGAGCGGCAGGCCGCTTACCTTCTTTCAGGCCGTCGGTTTCCAGTGGGTCAATCCGAAGGCCTGGATCATGGGGCTGACCGCCATGTCCGTCTTTACCGATCCCGCTCATTACGGTCGCTCCGTCGCGATTGTGGCGGTCGTGTTTGGCCTGATCACGATCCCCAGCATTTCGCTCTGGGCCGGATTCGGTTCGGGGCTCAGGCACTGGCTTTCTTTCGGCAACCGGCTCAAATGGTTCAACATCGTCATGGCGCTCGTGCTGGTGGCGAGCCTTTGGCCGATGCTGCGGTGA